In Mycteria americana isolate JAX WOST 10 ecotype Jacksonville Zoo and Gardens chromosome 3, USCA_MyAme_1.0, whole genome shotgun sequence, a single genomic region encodes these proteins:
- the FAM110C gene encoding protein FAM110C, which translates to MPTELSRAVRMHAISDLHSSLTLRLLNKGPEYLRRQMEAGNPGRKSAVERLAADKAKYVKSQQVISTKQEPVIVLSSASESSSETCSVGSKKISRDFGRGTGATPLELAKAVYSCRAPLQHGPPIARRSTPKRQMRPDSLVIYRQKCEFGRGQSQDSSRGSLVRRIFQGSIKEKQLASPEMPRVMEYTAATESKEPLSAKHQEPSNHGAEQSVSVSAEAPGVCTKEHERPSKPSIPPEEVKEVKRRGLHRSQSDISSRYSKSFSEFDTFFKYCGLEQEVIEDLGRENFSVVSDNVSFKIRSISVATSESDFTRHSGDEGLLEDELTEQVPSSTSVIERNARIIKWLYTCKKAKEANKVIQELA; encoded by the coding sequence ATGCCAACTGAACTCTCCCGGGCCGTGAGAATGCACGCCATCTCCGACCTCCACTCCTCCCTCACCCTGCGACTCCTCAACAAGGGGCCCGAGTACCTCCGCAGGCAGATGGAGGCAGGCAACCCGGGCAGGAAGAGTGCGGTGGAGAGGCTGGCAGCCGATAAGGCCAAGTACGTAAAAAGCCAGCAGGTCATCAGCACCAAGCAGGAGCCCGTCATCGTGCTGAGCTCAGCCTCCGAGAGCAGCAGCGAGACCTGTTCGGTGGGGAGCAAAAAAATCAGCAGGGACTTTGGCAGGGGGACGGGCGCGACGCCCCTGGAGCTGGCTAAGGCGGTGTACTCCTGCCGTGCCCCCCTGCAGCACGGCCCCCCCATAGCCAGGCGCAGCACCCCCAAGAGGCAGATGCGGCCGGACTCCCTGGTGATCTACCGCCAGAAATGCGAGTTTGGGAGAGGTCAAAGCCAGGACAGCTCACGGGGGAGCTTGGTGAGGAGAATCTTCCAGGGCTCCATAAAGGAGAAGCAGTTGGCTTCCCCCGAGATGCCCAGAGTCATGGAGTACACTGCAGCCACCGAGAGCAAAGAGCCTCTCTCAGCCAAACACCAAGAGCCGAGCAACCATGGAGCAGAGCAATCCGTCTCTGTGAGCGCTGAAGCCCCAGGAGTATGTACAAAAGAGCATGAGAGACCCTCAAAACCGAGTATACCTCCTGAGGAGGTCAAGGAGGTGAAGAGGAGAGGTCTCCATCGCTCTCAGTCGGACATCAGCTCTCGCtactccaagtccttctccgagTTTGATACATTTTTCAAGTACTGTGGCCTGGAGCAGGAGGTCATTGAGGATCTTGGGAGAGAGAACTTCTCCGTGGTGTCCGACAATGTCTCCTTCAAGATCCGCAGCATCAGCGTGGCAACGTCCGAGAGTGACTTCACTAGGCACAGCGGGGACGAGGGGCTGCTGGAGGATGAACTCACAGAGCAGGTCCCGAGCAGCACCTCCGTGATCGAGCGCAACGCTCGGATAATCAAATGGCTGTACACTTGTAAGAAAGCCAAGGAGGCTAACAAGGTGATCCAGGAACTGGCATGA